From Amyelois transitella isolate CPQ chromosome 4, ilAmyTran1.1, whole genome shotgun sequence, one genomic window encodes:
- the LOC106129379 gene encoding dynamin isoform X1 — MAGNFGMQQLIPIVNKLQDAFVQMGVHMSLDLPQIAVVGGQSAGKSSVLENFVGRDFLPRGSGIVTRRPLILQLINGNTEFAEFLHCKGKKFVDFNEVRAEIESETDRITGSNKGISPVPINLRVYSPNVLNLTLIDLPGLTKVPIGDQPVDIEQQIKAMIFQFIRRESCLILAVTPANTDLANSDALKLAKEVDPQGLRTIGVITKLDLMDEGTDARDVLENKLLPLRRGYIGVVNRSQKDIDGRKDISAALAAERKFFLSHPSYRHIADRLGTPYLQRVLNQQLTNHIRDTLPGLRDKLQKQLLALEKDVDQYKHFRPDDPSIKTKAMLQMIQQLQTDFERTIEGSGSAQINTNELSGGAKINRLFHERFPFEIVKMEFDEKELRREIAFAIRNIHGIRVGLFTPDMAFEAIVKKQIGRLKEPCIKCVDLVVQELSNVVRICTERMSRYPRLREETERIIMSHVRSREQKCKDQLVLLIDCELAYMNTNHEDFIGFANAQNQSENSAKSGHRALGNQVIRKGYMCIHNLGIMKGGSRDYWFVLTSESISWFKDEEEREKKYMLPLDGLKLRDLEQGFMSRRHMFALFNPEGRNVYKDYKQLELSCETQDDVDSWKASFLRAGVYPEKTSEAANGDESSDSAGTSSMDPQLERQVETIRNLVDSYMRIVTKTTRDLVPKTIMMLIINNAKDFINGELLAHLYASGDQSQMMEESPEEAQKREEMLRMYHACKEALHIIGDVSMATVSTPVPPPVKNDWLESRLDSNPRLSPPSPGGPRRAAPQQQGSMGQRGAPPPPGAGTGRPAPPLPSRPGGAAPPPPAGRPQPGGGLPAPLIPTRPGGGSAVGAAASAMNQLPPHMRQQVNQAVGQAVTNAAINELSSAFARFNRPMPNVPPKLPERPQNGRPF, encoded by the exons AGACTTCCTGCCTCGAGGGTCTGGAATAGTAACTCGTCGTCCTTTGATCTTGCAGCTCATAAATGGAAATACAG AATTCGCGGAGTTCCTGCACTGCAAGGGCAAAAAGTTCGTGGATTTCAATGAAGTGCGCGCAGAGATCGAGTCGGAAACAGACCGCATTACCGGCTCCAATAAAGGCATCTCGCCGGTTCCGATTAATTTGCGCGTTTACTCTCCAAATG TTCTTAACTTGACACTGATCGATCTGCCGGGGCTGACTAAGGTGCCGATAGGAGACCAGCCCGTGGACATAGAGCAGCAGATCAAAGCCATGATCTTCCAGTTCATTAGGCGAGAGTCCTGCCTCATCCTCGCCGTCACCCCGGCCAATACGGACTTGGCAAACAGTGACGCCTTAAAACTTGCCAAAGAAGTTGATCCCCAAG GTCTTCGTACCATCGGCGTGATCACCAAGTTGGATCTCATGGACGAGGGGACTGACGCCCGCGATGTGCTGGAGAATAAACTTCTACCGCTGCGACGAGGCTACATCGGCGTTGTCAACCGATCGCAGAAGGATATTGACGGTAGAAAGGACATCTCTGCCGCCCTTGCGGCTGAAAGGAAATTCTTCCTGAG TCACCCATCATACCGACACATCGCCGACCGTCTCGGAACCCCATACCTCCAGCGGGTGCTGAACCAACAGCTCACGAACCACATCCGAGACACGCTGCCCGGACTACGGGACAAACTGCAGAAACAACTGCTCGCGCTGGAGAAAGATGTCGACCAATACAAACACTTTCGGCCAGATGACCCGTCGATCAAGACCAAGGCTATGTTGCA aATGATCCAACAACTGCAAACGGATTTCGAACGTACCATCGAGGGGTCTGGATCTGCCCAGATCAACACCAACGAGCTATCGGGCGGTGCCAAAATCAACCGGCTGTTCCACGAGCGGTTCCCGTTCGAGATCGTCAAGATGGAGTTCGACGAGAAGGAGCTTCGTAGAGAGATCGCGTTCGCTATCAGGAATATTCACGGTATTAGG GTTGGTTTGTTCACTCCGGACATGGCGTTCGAGGCTATAGTAAAGAAGCAGATCGGCCGGCTAAAGGAGCCATGCATTAAGTGTGTCGATTTAGTAGTGCAGGAGTTGTCAAATGTGGTCCGCATTTGCACTGAAAGG ATGTCACGGTACCCCCGCCTTCGTGAAGAAACTGAGCGTATCATAATGTCGCACGTTCGTTCCCGCGAACAAAAGTGCAAGGACCAGTTGGTTCTACTCATTGACTGCGAACTTGCCTACATGAACACCAACCACGAGGATTTCATCGGATTCGCTAA CGCTCAAAATCAGTCGGAGAACTCGGCGAAATCAGGACATCGGGCCCTTGGAAACCAAGTCATTAGGAAAGGATACATGTGCATACACAATTTGGGCATAATGAaag GTGGATCCCGTGATTACTGGTTTGTGCTGACATCGGAGAGCATCTCGTGGTTCAAGGATGAGGAGGAGCGCGAGAAGAAATACATGTTGCCGCTGGACGGATTGAAGTTGCGCGACCTCGAGCAAGGATTCATGTCGCGGCGACACATGTTCGCGTTGTTCAACCCTGAGGGCAGGAATGTGTACAAG GACTACAAGCAGCTAGAGCTGTCGTGTGAGACACAAGACGACGTTGACTCGTGGAAGGCATCGTTCCTCCGGGCCGGTGTGTACCCTGAGAAGACTTCGGAAGCGGCCAATGGGGATGAG AGTTCAGATAGCGCTGGTACCAGCAGCATGGACCCTCAGCTCGAGAGACAGGTGGAGACGATCAGAAACCTGGTGGACTCGTACATGCGCATTGTGACCAAGACCACGAGAGACCTCGTGCCCAAGACCATCATGATGCTGATCATAAACAACGCCAAAGACTTTATCAATGGGGAGCTGTTAGCGCATCTGTATGCTTCTGGTGATCAG TCACAAATGATGGAAGAGTCGCCGGAGGAGGCGCAGAAACGCGAGGAGATGCTGCGCATGTACCACGCTTGCAAGGAGGCGTTGCATATAATCGGCGACGTGTCTATGGCGACCGTGAGCACGCCCGTGCCGCCGCCCGTGAAGAACGACTGGCTGGAGAGCCGCCTCGACTCCAACCCGAGGCTGTCGCCGCCCTCGCCCGGCGGCCCGCGCCGAGCGGCGCCTCAGCAACAAG GTTCGATGGGCCAACGCGGAGCCCCGCCGCCCCCGGGCGCGGGCACGGGGCGGCCCGCGCCCCCGCTGCCGTCGCGGCCGGGCGGCGCCGCGCCCCCGCCCCCCGCCGGCCGCCCGCAGCCCGGCGGCGGCCTGCCCGCGCCCCTCATACCCAC GCGCCCTGGCGGTGGGAGCGCAGTGGGAGCGGCGGCGAGCGCGATGAACCAGCTGCCCCCGCACATGCGGCAGCAAGTCAACCAGGCCGTGGGCCAGGCCGTCACCAACGCCGCCATCAACGAACTCAGCTCGGCATTCGCCCGATTCAA CCGACCGATGCCGAACGTGCCACCGAAGCTGCCCGAACGACCACAGAATGGGCGGCCATTTTGA
- the LOC106129379 gene encoding dynamin isoform X2 — MAGNFGMQQLIPIVNKLQDAFVQMGVHMSLDLPQIAVVGGQSAGKSSVLENFVGRDFLPRGSGIVTRRPLILQLINGNTEFAEFLHCKGKKFVDFNEVRAEIESETDRITGSNKGISPVPINLRVYSPNVLNLTLIDLPGLTKVPIGDQPVDIEQQIKAMIFQFIRRESCLILAVTPANTDLANSDALKLAKEVDPQGLRTIGVITKLDLMDEGTDARDVLENKLLPLRRGYIGVVNRSQKDIDGRKDISAALAAERKFFLSHPSYRHIADRLGTPYLQRVLNQQLTNHIRDTLPGLRDKLQKQLLALEKDVDQYKHFRPDDPSIKTKAMLQMIQQLQTDFERTIEGSGSAQINTNELSGGAKINRLFHERFPFEIVKMEFDEKELRREIAFAIRNIHGIRVGLFTPDMAFEAIVKKQIGRLKEPCIKCVDLVVQELSNVVRICTERMSRYPRLREETERIIMSHVRSREQKCKDQLVLLIDCELAYMNTNHEDFIGFANAQNQSENSAKSGHRALGNQVIRKGYMCIHNLGIMKGGSRDYWFVLTSESISWFKDEEEREKKYMLPLDGLKLRDLEQGFMSRRHMFALFNPEGRNVYKDYKQLELSCETQDDVDSWKASFLRAGVYPEKTSEAANGDESSDSAGTSSMDPQLERQVETIRNLVDSYMRIVTKTTRDLVPKTIMMLIINNAKDFINGELLAHLYASGDQSQMMEESPEEAQKREEMLRMYHACKEALHIIGDVSMATVSTPVPPPVKNDWLESRLDSNPRLSPPSPGGPRRAAPQQQGSMGQRGAPPPPGAGTGRPAPPLPSRPGGAAPPPPAGRPQPGGGLPAPLIPTRPMPNVPPKLPERPQNGRPF; from the exons AGACTTCCTGCCTCGAGGGTCTGGAATAGTAACTCGTCGTCCTTTGATCTTGCAGCTCATAAATGGAAATACAG AATTCGCGGAGTTCCTGCACTGCAAGGGCAAAAAGTTCGTGGATTTCAATGAAGTGCGCGCAGAGATCGAGTCGGAAACAGACCGCATTACCGGCTCCAATAAAGGCATCTCGCCGGTTCCGATTAATTTGCGCGTTTACTCTCCAAATG TTCTTAACTTGACACTGATCGATCTGCCGGGGCTGACTAAGGTGCCGATAGGAGACCAGCCCGTGGACATAGAGCAGCAGATCAAAGCCATGATCTTCCAGTTCATTAGGCGAGAGTCCTGCCTCATCCTCGCCGTCACCCCGGCCAATACGGACTTGGCAAACAGTGACGCCTTAAAACTTGCCAAAGAAGTTGATCCCCAAG GTCTTCGTACCATCGGCGTGATCACCAAGTTGGATCTCATGGACGAGGGGACTGACGCCCGCGATGTGCTGGAGAATAAACTTCTACCGCTGCGACGAGGCTACATCGGCGTTGTCAACCGATCGCAGAAGGATATTGACGGTAGAAAGGACATCTCTGCCGCCCTTGCGGCTGAAAGGAAATTCTTCCTGAG TCACCCATCATACCGACACATCGCCGACCGTCTCGGAACCCCATACCTCCAGCGGGTGCTGAACCAACAGCTCACGAACCACATCCGAGACACGCTGCCCGGACTACGGGACAAACTGCAGAAACAACTGCTCGCGCTGGAGAAAGATGTCGACCAATACAAACACTTTCGGCCAGATGACCCGTCGATCAAGACCAAGGCTATGTTGCA aATGATCCAACAACTGCAAACGGATTTCGAACGTACCATCGAGGGGTCTGGATCTGCCCAGATCAACACCAACGAGCTATCGGGCGGTGCCAAAATCAACCGGCTGTTCCACGAGCGGTTCCCGTTCGAGATCGTCAAGATGGAGTTCGACGAGAAGGAGCTTCGTAGAGAGATCGCGTTCGCTATCAGGAATATTCACGGTATTAGG GTTGGTTTGTTCACTCCGGACATGGCGTTCGAGGCTATAGTAAAGAAGCAGATCGGCCGGCTAAAGGAGCCATGCATTAAGTGTGTCGATTTAGTAGTGCAGGAGTTGTCAAATGTGGTCCGCATTTGCACTGAAAGG ATGTCACGGTACCCCCGCCTTCGTGAAGAAACTGAGCGTATCATAATGTCGCACGTTCGTTCCCGCGAACAAAAGTGCAAGGACCAGTTGGTTCTACTCATTGACTGCGAACTTGCCTACATGAACACCAACCACGAGGATTTCATCGGATTCGCTAA CGCTCAAAATCAGTCGGAGAACTCGGCGAAATCAGGACATCGGGCCCTTGGAAACCAAGTCATTAGGAAAGGATACATGTGCATACACAATTTGGGCATAATGAaag GTGGATCCCGTGATTACTGGTTTGTGCTGACATCGGAGAGCATCTCGTGGTTCAAGGATGAGGAGGAGCGCGAGAAGAAATACATGTTGCCGCTGGACGGATTGAAGTTGCGCGACCTCGAGCAAGGATTCATGTCGCGGCGACACATGTTCGCGTTGTTCAACCCTGAGGGCAGGAATGTGTACAAG GACTACAAGCAGCTAGAGCTGTCGTGTGAGACACAAGACGACGTTGACTCGTGGAAGGCATCGTTCCTCCGGGCCGGTGTGTACCCTGAGAAGACTTCGGAAGCGGCCAATGGGGATGAG AGTTCAGATAGCGCTGGTACCAGCAGCATGGACCCTCAGCTCGAGAGACAGGTGGAGACGATCAGAAACCTGGTGGACTCGTACATGCGCATTGTGACCAAGACCACGAGAGACCTCGTGCCCAAGACCATCATGATGCTGATCATAAACAACGCCAAAGACTTTATCAATGGGGAGCTGTTAGCGCATCTGTATGCTTCTGGTGATCAG TCACAAATGATGGAAGAGTCGCCGGAGGAGGCGCAGAAACGCGAGGAGATGCTGCGCATGTACCACGCTTGCAAGGAGGCGTTGCATATAATCGGCGACGTGTCTATGGCGACCGTGAGCACGCCCGTGCCGCCGCCCGTGAAGAACGACTGGCTGGAGAGCCGCCTCGACTCCAACCCGAGGCTGTCGCCGCCCTCGCCCGGCGGCCCGCGCCGAGCGGCGCCTCAGCAACAAG GTTCGATGGGCCAACGCGGAGCCCCGCCGCCCCCGGGCGCGGGCACGGGGCGGCCCGCGCCCCCGCTGCCGTCGCGGCCGGGCGGCGCCGCGCCCCCGCCCCCCGCCGGCCGCCCGCAGCCCGGCGGCGGCCTGCCCGCGCCCCTCATACCCAC CCGACCGATGCCGAACGTGCCACCGAAGCTGCCCGAACGACCACAGAATGGGCGGCCATTTTGA